The genomic DNA CATAACCAAAATGCAATTTCCGCAAGAGGACAATTTCCATTCGAGTGGAACCTAAAATCGGCGATAAAAAATCTAATTTTTCCTCATTGTACCAGCGGTTTAAAGTTATGCAACAACTTCTAAAATTAATATTTAATAATTATGACATCATACCTGCATTTTTTAGAACTGTCTGAATTTCATGTAATTGTTGTTCTATAAATTGATATTTTGTATTGAGAGAATCTTTGATATCTGATCTCATCTCCTGAATCTCCTGATTTGTAATTTTTTGAAGAGAGATCTGATAATTTTGGTTCGCCAACATCTGATCCTGTTTATCCAGCATCTGATCCTGTTTATCCAGCATCTGATCCTGTTTATCCAGCATCTGATCCTGTTTATCCAGCATCTGATCCTGTTTATCCAGCATCTGATCCTGTTTATCCAACATCTGATCCTGTTTATCCAACATCTGATCCTGTTTGACCAGCATTTGTTCTCCAATTTCAACAGAACGGCGACTGTTCGAATCTATACGTACCAGATACGTGAGGGCAGCATCCAGGCGTTCTCCGAGTTCTTCGTCTGGTTTCCCTCTTTGAATCTCGAAATACTCCCATTTCCCTTCATAGGTTCCTTTGTCAATTTTTATTGATTCAACATAGATAGGATCCTCATGTATTTTTATTTGAGAAATAAACCGATCCAAGTCAACTTCATTGCCTTCTGCGATAATTTCAACATCATATCCTGGGCAATTCCGGACAATCCCTGTAATATTATTTTTTCTGGCGATCTTTGTGACCCGATCCCGGTATCCGACACGCTGAACTTCACCTATTGCAGTAATTATTAGACGTTTCATGAATATCTCATATCAGTTTTTTCTTTATATTGTTGCTGATTATGAGAAGAAATACCTATCATTCAAAAAATTTTACAGGTTTAAAAACAGTGGAAAATTAAGCCTGAATTTATTGCCATATAGATGGTTTTTTCAGAAATAATGAAAAAAGTGAAGGTACCAGAAAAAATTGCCATCCTGCTTCAGCTATTCTTTGCTCATAATTTTTCGGGTTGTCACTCCACCGGTAACCGGATGAGTGAGGTGAGAGATGAATTCTGCTTTTTTCATTACCTCTCGAGAATATCCGGGGCCTGATCTTCTGATTGATCACGGTTTTGCATTCCGCCATGAGTGTCCGATCAAGATCTATTGCTACACGATCTATCTCATCACCTTTCCGATTCCACCAGGGGCTTGTCAATTCATACTGAAAGTCAGTTCTCCTTCCTCATAGGGTATATAATACATCAGAATTACAAATGTATTCAAGATGAATAGAGATCAGGAGGGGTTTTCGAGCGATGAAAAGGTAATATTTAATGTTATTTATTCATATGCATCACAGATACAAGAAAAATATGGGGAAAAAATTAAACGAGTAATTCTGTTTGGTTCATGGGCCAGGGGTGAAGGTAATTCTGGTTCTGATGTTGATTTATTGGTTATTACTTCAAAATTACCGATAAAATCCAAAATAGACATAATAGGGACTGCTTGCTCTTTTTTTACCAAAACAAATGTATACCTATCAATTAAGGTTTTTTCTGAAGACGAATTCGAACAAGAGAGGGACTTCTCGTTCATTAAAACTGTAATAATGGAGGGAAAGCAAATTGCCTAATAGTGAGGAAATATCTCTTTTTATCAGACGTGCTCAGGAAACGTATACCGTGGCATGCGAGCTACATCAAAACCACCATTATAATGACGCTGTATCCAGGGCATATTATTCAATGTTTTATGCTGCTAAAGCGGTGCTTCTAACAAAGGATATTATTACAAGGACTCACAGAGGGACGATCTCACAACTGAATAGTAATTTTGTGAGAGTGGGAGAATTTGAAGAAATGGTGTGGAAATATCTGCCTTTGTCTGAGACTCTTCGAGAGAAGCCGACTATTCTATACCAAAAAGAATTACTCAGGAAGAATCTGATGAGATTCTGACGGGTGCCCAGATCTTCATACAACGATGTGAATCGCTTATTTCTCAAAAAAT from Methanospirillum hungatei JF-1 includes the following:
- a CDS encoding acylphosphatase; the encoded protein is MKRLIITAIGEVQRVGYRDRVTKIARKNNITGIVRNCPGYDVEIIAEGNEVDLDRFISQIKIHEDPIYVESIKIDKGTYEGKWEYFEIQRGKPDEELGERLDAALTYLVRIDSNSRRSVEIGEQMLVKQDQMLDKQDQMLDKQDQMLDKQDQMLDKQDQMLDKQDQMLDKQDQMLDKQDQMLANQNYQISLQKITNQEIQEMRSDIKDSLNTKYQFIEQQLHEIQTVLKNAGMMS
- a CDS encoding nucleotidyltransferase domain-containing protein, which codes for MNRDQEGFSSDEKVIFNVIYSYASQIQEKYGEKIKRVILFGSWARGEGNSGSDVDLLVITSKLPIKSKIDIIGTACSFFTKTNVYLSIKVFSEDEFEQERDFSFIKTVIMEGKQIA
- a CDS encoding HEPN domain-containing protein gives rise to the protein MPNSEEISLFIRRAQETYTVACELHQNHHYNDAVSRAYYSMFYAAKAVLLTKDIITRTHRGTISQLNSNFVRVGEFEEMVWKYLPLSETLREKPTILYQKELLRKNLMRF